Genomic segment of Terriglobia bacterium:
GAATCGGATTGAATTCCCGCCTTGGCGCGACGAGTTCCATGATAGATCGCAAATGCGAGCGCGACTGATGGACCAGGCAACGCACTATTACCTTGTCTTTGAAACAGCGGACGGCTTTTGCGGCATCGGCTGGAACAGCGTGGGCATCACGCGCTTCCAGTTGCCGACAAGAAGCCCGGAAGCAACGAAACGAATACTGCTCCACCGGACGCCCGGCGCAAAACCCGGCACGCCCACGCCGGAGGTGGCCGAGGCCATCGTCGCCGTGAAACGCTATTTCGAGGGCGAGGAGACGGATTTTTCCGGCGTCAAGCTCGATCTCGGCGGGCAGGACCCGTTTTTCGAGCGCATCTATCAAGCGGCGCGGCGGGTCGGATGGGGGCATACGACGACTTATGGTGTGTTGGCGAAAGAACTTGACGCCGGGCCGGAGGCCGCGCGCGATGTCGGTTTAGCCATGGCCAGGAATCCGGTGGCACTGATCATTCCCTGCCACAGGGTCCTGGCGGCGGGTGGCAAGATCGGCGGTTTTTCTGCGCCCGGAGGCTCGGCAGCTAAAAAACACATGCTCGCGCTGGAGGGCGTTCGCCTCGATCCTCCGTCACCGGCTCAGCAATCTTTCCAGTTTTGAGACGGGCAAGCGCCTAAGCGAAGAGACGGAGTGTCGTGAGAGTCGCCGGGCCTGAGCCGCTCTTGTTTGGAACAACCGTGAGACGGAGATGGGTGACCTGCCGTAGATCAACGCGTTGGTCTTCGCGCTGAAAGGTGGCTCCCCGGGGACTGAAATTGTATTCCTGAACCAGAATCTGGCGATACGTCCGGCCTCCATCGTCCGACGCTTCCAGGCGCACCTCCTGGGTGCGTTCGCGCATCGTCTCCTGGACTTCGTAGACGAGCCGCGAGATCGCCCGCGGCTGGTCAAATTCCACCACGATGTGTTCCGCCGTGTCGGGACGCGCGCTGACCCAGCGCGTTCCTCCCGGGCCGGACTGTCCATCGAGGATATTTTCAACCGGGTGAGCGGCGTCCTCGGATGAGTAGGCGATCGTCGCGCAGCAGGCTATATCGATCTCATCCGCTGCGCGCCCGATCGTCGCCGTATCGGCTGCCAACGATCGCTTGCGGACCAGCGGGCGTTCCGTCATCTCCTGGTATCGATCATGTAACGAGGTT
This window contains:
- a CDS encoding methylated-DNA--[protein]-cysteine S-methyltransferase, which encodes MDQATHYYLVFETADGFCGIGWNSVGITRFQLPTRSPEATKRILLHRTPGAKPGTPTPEVAEAIVAVKRYFEGEETDFSGVKLDLGGQDPFFERIYQAARRVGWGHTTTYGVLAKELDAGPEAARDVGLAMARNPVALIIPCHRVLAAGGKIGGFSAPGGSAAKKHMLALEGVRLDPPSPAQQSFQF
- a CDS encoding discoidin domain-containing protein; translation: MTERPLVRKRSLAADTATIGRAADEIDIACCATIAYSSEDAAHPVENILDGQSGPGGTRWVSARPDTAEHIVVEFDQPRAISRLVYEVQETMRERTQEVRLEASDDGGRTYRQILVQEYNFSPRGATFQREDQRVDLRQVTHLRLTVVPNKSGSGPATLTTLRLFA